The Candidatus Atribacteria bacterium ADurb.Bin276 sequence TTCAGCAGTTGCGGCAGCTCTTTGATAATACCAATCAATAGCTTCAATTTCTTCTTTTAAACTATTTAGAGCTCGATGAATGTCTCGATCAGCATTGGAAAGTTCTTCAACCGGTTCAATATAATTGGCCAAATTAGAACACCTCCTTATCAATCATAAATAATTCTATTATATACTTTTTCATGAGTGAATTGATTGGTATCATAGTAGCTATAACTTTGCTTCTATTCAAGTTTTGTGCTAAGGGTTTCTTGGGGTAGGATCAGGAATGAATCGAATAAAAAGGAAGGAAATGAATATGAAAAAAAATGGTTCGATCAGTTGGTGGATCACCGGAATTATTCTTACCATCGGAGTTTTCGTTGGTGGAAGTCCAGTTTTTCCATTAAATGAATTGCCTCAACAATTTACCATTACCGTTTCTGAAACGGAAGTTAGACCGGGTCAAGAAGTCTTAGTCAGCTATACTGCTTCTTCCGATTGGAGCACAAATGCTTGGATAGGTTTGATACCTGCTGATATTCCTTTGGGTGACCAAAAAATTGCTGATGATAATGATCTTGATTATCGACATTTAAAAAATACCCGTCAGGGGAAGCTATCCTTTATTATTCCTGATGTTGAAGGAATTTTTAATTTTCGCTTATATCCCAGCGATGATGATAGCTATTCAGAAGTTGCAGTGAGCGAGTCTATCAAAGTGGTCAGAGAACCAATTATTCCTTTGGATGCTAATCAGAATGGATTGAAAACGGAGAATCCTGTTGATGAACTTCCTTCCTTTCCAGATCAGGATGTTAATGAAACCTCTCTTTCCCAACTGCCGGGAATTGGTCAAATTACAACCAATATTCCCCTTCTTACCCCGACTCCGATTCCAACTCTTTCAGAAGCATCCTCTTTTCCAATAAATTCTGAGAAGAAGGATGAACTCCCCTCCCTTTCACCAACCGAATCATCCCTCCCAGAATTATCACTTCCTCCAGTCGATTCCAATCCACCACAAGTCGTATTAACTCGTCCCCGTACTGGGGCGGTTGAAGTTTCTTTGGATGTTCAAATAGAAATACAGTTTGATGAACCAATTCAATCCGGCCCAACCTTTCAAACCATTACTTTTATCGATCAGTTTCAGAAATCAGTTCAATACGAGGTTGAAATTCAGGATACCGTTTTACTACTAAAACCTCGATTGAATTTGGAAGCAAAAACAACCTTTCAGGTTATATTACCTCAACAATCTTTAATGGATAAACAAGGGAATTTGTTGCCGGATAATATAATTTTTACCTTTACAACTCTGGTTCCACCACCGATGACGACGGTGTCTCTCCCTTTTATCGGAGGAAAATCCCAAGAAATTATAAATATACCCGTTTTTTTTAATGGGTCACAAAAAATTGCCTATATAGAAATGCTTTTAACTTTTGATCCGGATCTTCTTGATTTTTTAAGAATAACTACTGGAGAAATTAATGATAACTGGCTTACCCAAGCGGAAATTGTAGATATTGGCCGAATCCGACTGTATATTACCCAAACAAATGACCAAAAATTAATCAAATACCAAGGCTCAATTGCGACCTTGCAATTTCGGGTAGTTAGTCGAGATAAAACTCTTTCCCAATCAGAACTATTGCTTGATGAATTAAAATTGTTAGATCAAAATCAGACTATGTTTCCTGGAACAGTTTTAAGTGGAATGTTTTCTCTTATTGGAAGTGAGAGCGACGCCGTTTCGAGTATGGGTGAAACTC is a genomic window containing:
- a CDS encoding MORN repeat variant; the encoded protein is MKKNGSISWWITGIILTIGVFVGGSPVFPLNELPQQFTITVSETEVRPGQEVLVSYTASSDWSTNAWIGLIPADIPLGDQKIADDNDLDYRHLKNTRQGKLSFIIPDVEGIFNFRLYPSDDDSYSEVAVSESIKVVREPIIPLDANQNGLKTENPVDELPSFPDQDVNETSLSQLPGIGQITTNIPLLTPTPIPTLSEASSFPINSEKKDELPSLSPTESSLPELSLPPVDSNPPQVVLTRPRTGAVEVSLDVQIEIQFDEPIQSGPTFQTITFIDQFQKSVQYEVEIQDTVLLLKPRLNLEAKTTFQVILPQQSLMDKQGNLLPDNIIFTFTTLVPPPMTTVSLPFIGGKSQEIINIPVFFNGSQKIAYIEMLLTFDPDLLDFLRITTGEINDNWLTQAEIVDIGRIRLYITQTNDQKLIKYQGSIATLQFRVVSRDKTLSQSELLLDELKLLDQNQTMFPGTVLSGMFSLIGSESDAVSSMGETPTLIPISPPIQVELADMIVEPSSLLNGKIGEEYLFKATLENVPASIKNIKFQWNFGDGSKIMDSSEGEMSHVFTQPGPFEITVKAFNRNNGQMIAMKKLKVEIIQDPPVTPTINTTESQVKTLTHREKYPNGKLKVQYTYLVRPDRTQVKNGLETSWYENGKKKSEGEYQNGKKVGVWVSWYDNGVIGQKGTYQDDQKNGVWIKNYRNGNKESEGLYQNDLREGPWKKWYETGKLWAEFECKNDQIVPGSYVEHRP